Proteins encoded in a region of the Candidatus Margulisiibacteriota bacterium genome:
- a CDS encoding phosphopyruvate hydratase, with translation MIDEGSKIDRIIGREILDSRGNPTVEVDVVLKDGTIGRAGVPSGASTGENEALELRDGDKSRYLGKGVLKAVKNVNDILGPQIIEAGYSVFDQVGIDNFMIQLDGTKTKSKLGANAILGVSLALAKAAAAKLNIPLYRYIGGVNSKKLPVPMMNIINGGSHSDAPIAFQEFMIRPVGAKSFKEGLRMGAEVFHSLKKVLHDRGLSTAVGDEGGFAPALAGTEDAIESILKAVENAGYKPGVDVKIALDCAASEFYKNGTYNYNKFEGDKGAVRTSAQQAEYLAQLSEKYPIDSIEDGMSENDWAGWKLLTEKIGDKCQLVGDDLFVTNVEYLSRGIKEGCANSILVKVNQIGSLTETLDAIEMAHKAGYTAVISHRSGETEDSTIADIAVATNAGQIKTGSLSRSDRIAKYNQLLRIEEELNSYAIYGA, from the coding sequence ATGATAGATGAAGGCAGCAAAATTGATAGAATTATCGGAAGAGAAATTCTTGATAGCCGCGGCAATCCGACAGTTGAAGTAGACGTCGTTCTTAAAGACGGAACAATAGGAAGAGCAGGAGTTCCATCTGGAGCATCCACAGGCGAAAACGAAGCACTCGAACTTCGTGACGGAGACAAAAGCAGATATTTAGGAAAAGGTGTACTTAAAGCAGTTAAGAACGTCAACGATATCCTCGGACCGCAAATAATCGAAGCCGGATATTCTGTATTTGATCAAGTCGGCATTGATAACTTTATGATACAGCTCGACGGTACAAAAACAAAATCAAAACTCGGAGCCAATGCGATACTGGGCGTATCACTTGCTTTGGCTAAAGCTGCCGCTGCAAAACTTAACATTCCACTCTATCGTTATATCGGCGGAGTAAATTCTAAAAAACTGCCGGTTCCAATGATGAACATCATAAACGGCGGTTCACATTCAGATGCACCGATAGCCTTCCAGGAATTCATGATCAGACCAGTTGGAGCGAAATCATTTAAAGAAGGCCTTAGAATGGGCGCAGAAGTTTTCCATTCACTTAAAAAAGTTCTTCATGACAGAGGGCTCAGCACTGCTGTTGGTGATGAAGGCGGTTTCGCACCTGCGCTCGCCGGAACAGAAGATGCTATTGAATCTATATTAAAAGCAGTAGAAAACGCCGGTTACAAGCCTGGTGTTGATGTTAAAATCGCTCTTGATTGTGCTGCTTCAGAATTCTACAAAAACGGAACTTATAACTATAACAAATTTGAAGGAGACAAAGGCGCAGTGAGAACTTCAGCACAGCAAGCTGAATATCTTGCTCAGTTAAGCGAGAAATATCCAATCGATTCAATTGAAGACGGAATGTCTGAAAATGACTGGGCTGGATGGAAGCTACTTACTGAAAAAATCGGAGATAAATGTCAGCTTGTAGGCGACGATCTTTTCGTAACTAACGTTGAATATCTTTCAAGAGGTATCAAAGAAGGCTGCGCAAACTCTATTCTCGTCAAAGTTAACCAAATTGGTTCACTCACTGAAACGCTTGATGCTATCGAAATGGCACATAAAGCTGGTTACACAGCAGTTATTTCCCATAGATCAGGAGAAACAGAGGATTCTACAATTGCAGACATCGCAGTTGCAACGAATGCTGGTCAGATCAAAACCGGTTCTCTCAGCAGAAGTGATAGGATTGCAAAGTACAATCAGCTTCTCAGAATTGAAGAAGAACTTAATAGTTACGCAATTTATGGTGCGTAA
- a CDS encoding dephospho-CoA kinase, translating to MIIGLTGRIASGKNEVAKLLADRGFEIIDVDCVGHESLTDPATVKRLTSLFGSVILINNEISRLKLSELVFSDKSKLKQLETVLHPVMVEKIKSIIQDTSKSFVINAAILYEMKLDLLCDEIWVVDTPDADIIQRLRNKGLSDDHIQSRLETQMSRNEYSQRADRVIRNKGSLLDLKQQIDAYLDEAINN from the coding sequence ATGATTATTGGGCTCACAGGACGTATAGCCTCCGGGAAAAATGAAGTTGCAAAATTACTTGCAGATCGAGGATTTGAAATCATCGATGTTGATTGTGTGGGACATGAGTCTTTAACCGATCCTGCCACAGTAAAACGACTAACGAGCCTATTTGGCAGTGTAATTCTAATAAATAACGAAATAAGCCGCCTAAAGTTATCCGAACTAGTTTTTTCTGATAAGAGTAAGTTAAAACAGCTAGAGACAGTTTTGCATCCTGTGATGGTTGAAAAAATAAAATCAATTATTCAAGATACTTCCAAATCCTTTGTCATTAATGCCGCAATTCTTTACGAGATGAAGCTCGATTTATTATGTGATGAGATCTGGGTTGTTGATACACCGGATGCAGATATTATCCAGCGTTTAAGGAATAAAGGATTAAGTGATGATCATATTCAGAGCCGATTAGAAACACAAATGAGCCGAAACGAGTACAGCCAAAGAGCAGATAGGGTTATCAGGAACAAAGGTTCGCTATTAGATCTTAAGCAGCAGATAGATGCTTATTTAGATGAAGCTATTAATAATTAG
- a CDS encoding YjbQ family protein yields MEKLTIKIETNKKEELINITRQVQDLISENDIENGIAILFVPHTTAGITITENADPDVTRDIIVGLRRAFPNEGFLHMEGNSDAHIKSTITNFSQTLIIENGKLVLGTWQGIYFCEYDGPRIRKVYVKILPDG; encoded by the coding sequence ATGGAAAAATTAACAATTAAAATTGAAACGAATAAAAAAGAAGAGCTCATTAATATTACTCGGCAAGTTCAAGACCTTATATCTGAAAATGATATAGAAAATGGCATTGCCATATTGTTTGTTCCTCATACGACTGCTGGGATTACAATTACCGAGAATGCTGACCCGGATGTTACCAGGGATATCATCGTCGGACTGAGACGGGCATTTCCTAACGAAGGTTTTCTCCATATGGAAGGAAACTCAGATGCCCATATAAAAAGTACAATAACTAACTTTTCACAAACATTAATAATTGAAAATGGAAAACTTGTTCTCGGTACCTGGCAAGGAATATATTTCTGCGAATACGATGGACCGCGCATACGAAAGGTTTACGTAAAAATATTACCAGATGGATAG
- the nadD gene encoding nicotinate (nicotinamide) nucleotide adenylyltransferase — protein MKTMKIGLLGGTFDPIHEGHIALARKVLAARSLDEIWVIPSHIPPHRNEPIALPDQRYHMCKLALENKEHFVLSDIEYNRREKSFFIDTINYLKSRYPNRDFFFIIGIDAFLDFLSWKEPIKLLHECKLIVINRPGYKSEEFYNFMNTTILKDYNDSVSYLNIETPNVSSTEIREKIKNGDDVSSLLDKHVLEYINQKGLYKK, from the coding sequence ATGAAAACAATGAAAATAGGCTTACTTGGCGGCACTTTCGATCCGATTCATGAAGGCCATATAGCCTTAGCCAGAAAAGTCCTGGCAGCCAGGTCATTAGACGAAATCTGGGTTATTCCCAGTCATATACCGCCCCATAGGAACGAGCCTATAGCACTACCTGATCAACGCTATCACATGTGTAAATTAGCGCTTGAGAATAAAGAACATTTTGTTTTGTCAGATATAGAGTATAATCGAAGAGAAAAGTCGTTTTTTATTGATACAATAAACTATTTAAAATCGAGATACCCAAATCGTGATTTTTTCTTTATAATTGGTATCGATGCTTTTCTGGATTTTTTGAGCTGGAAAGAACCGATCAAGTTGCTTCACGAATGTAAGTTAATTGTAATTAATCGACCTGGATATAAGAGTGAAGAATTCTACAACTTTATGAATACTACGATACTTAAGGATTATAACGATAGCGTAAGTTACCTGAACATTGAAACTCCGAATGTATCTTCAACAGAAATACGAGAAAAGATAAAAAATGGAGATGATGTTTCTTCGCTATTAGACAAACACGTGCTTGAGTATATTAATCAAAAAGGTCTTTATAAAAAATAA
- a CDS encoding phosphoribosylformylglycinamidine synthase subunit PurL: protein MIDPKIVKEHGLTEEEYDRIIKILGRHPNINELGMYSVLWSEHCSYKNSKPLLKKFPTTGKYVLQGPGENAGIVDIGDGLAVVFKMESHNHPSAVEPYQGAATGVGGIIRDIFTMGARPIAGLNSLRFGPITNNKKNRFLLSGVVAGIAGYGNCIGIPTVAGEVFFDESYTGNCLVNAMCVGIVQSGEKEVDDLYGPIIKGYAAGVDNPIFYVGASTGRDGIHGATFASVELSEESEEKRSSVQVGDPFQEKLLVEACLELLKKDCVVGMQDMGAAGLTSSLSEMASRADNGVEIDIALVPAREAKMTPYEFLLSESQERMVIILKKGKEEEAYKIFEKWGLHSVVIGKVTNDKMFRVLENGKVVAEVPARSLADDAPVYKRESIRPGYLDQVQQLDLDTIPDVNYNKAASVFQRLLTSPNIASKRWVYEQYDHMVQTNTIALPGAADAAVLRIKGSDKKLSVSTDCNARYCYLDPYTGGQIALAEAARNVSCTGAEPMAITDCLNFANPEKPEMFWQLEQCVTGLADACKKFNVPVISGNVSLYNENEGCAIFPTPSVGIVGLINKDLGYCSMEWKNEGDHIYLLGENKDEIGGSEYLKVIYDKTAGLPPAINLEYEMKLQQITRKIINENIVNSAHDCSEGGLLITLAEGAITGNKGANIELSRKGLRLDSLLFGETQSRIVVTVPEKNVESFKCATERISSKYIGKVTGTDFVVKVDNKEIINNKVKDMAEAYYEAIPRIMNQ, encoded by the coding sequence ATGATTGATCCGAAAATAGTGAAAGAACATGGCTTAACCGAAGAAGAATATGATCGCATTATAAAAATATTAGGACGTCATCCAAACATTAACGAATTAGGAATGTATAGTGTTTTATGGTCTGAACACTGTAGCTACAAAAACTCGAAACCGCTTCTCAAAAAATTCCCGACAACCGGAAAATATGTACTACAAGGACCAGGAGAAAATGCTGGTATTGTCGATATTGGTGACGGACTAGCGGTAGTATTCAAAATGGAATCACATAATCATCCCAGTGCAGTTGAGCCCTATCAAGGTGCAGCGACAGGAGTTGGCGGAATAATCAGAGATATATTTACAATGGGTGCACGTCCAATTGCCGGTCTTAACTCATTACGTTTCGGTCCGATTACTAATAATAAAAAAAATAGATTTCTTCTATCCGGTGTAGTTGCAGGTATTGCCGGATATGGTAACTGTATAGGAATCCCAACAGTTGCAGGAGAAGTGTTTTTTGATGAATCATATACAGGAAACTGTCTTGTTAATGCGATGTGTGTAGGTATCGTCCAGTCAGGGGAAAAAGAGGTAGATGATCTCTATGGACCGATTATAAAAGGCTATGCTGCCGGTGTTGATAACCCGATATTCTATGTTGGTGCCTCGACAGGCAGAGACGGCATCCACGGTGCAACCTTCGCCTCAGTTGAGTTGTCAGAAGAGTCCGAAGAAAAACGTTCCTCTGTTCAGGTAGGAGATCCGTTCCAAGAAAAACTCCTGGTAGAAGCGTGTCTAGAACTTCTTAAAAAAGATTGCGTTGTAGGGATGCAAGATATGGGAGCTGCCGGACTTACCAGTTCACTGAGCGAAATGGCGTCCAGAGCAGATAATGGAGTGGAGATAGATATTGCATTAGTGCCAGCCCGTGAAGCTAAAATGACACCGTATGAATTTTTGCTCTCAGAAAGTCAGGAACGTATGGTCATCATACTTAAAAAAGGGAAAGAAGAGGAAGCCTACAAAATATTCGAAAAATGGGGATTACATTCAGTTGTTATCGGTAAGGTAACTAATGACAAAATGTTCAGAGTACTTGAAAACGGCAAGGTAGTAGCAGAAGTGCCTGCCCGTTCGCTGGCTGATGATGCCCCGGTCTATAAAAGAGAATCAATTCGACCGGGCTATTTGGATCAAGTTCAGCAATTAGATCTCGATACTATTCCGGACGTAAATTATAATAAGGCGGCATCAGTTTTTCAACGACTATTAACCTCTCCGAATATTGCTTCAAAAAGATGGGTTTATGAACAATATGACCATATGGTGCAAACAAATACAATCGCGCTTCCAGGTGCGGCAGATGCCGCAGTGTTACGCATTAAAGGCAGTGACAAAAAGCTTTCAGTTTCAACTGATTGTAATGCCCGGTACTGTTATTTGGACCCATATACCGGGGGGCAAATAGCGCTCGCCGAAGCTGCTCGAAATGTATCGTGTACCGGTGCAGAGCCGATGGCTATAACAGACTGTCTTAACTTTGCTAATCCGGAAAAGCCGGAGATGTTCTGGCAGCTAGAGCAATGCGTTACTGGATTAGCTGATGCCTGCAAAAAGTTCAATGTTCCGGTTATTTCCGGCAATGTAAGTCTTTACAACGAAAATGAAGGATGCGCAATTTTCCCGACTCCATCTGTAGGTATCGTCGGTCTTATTAATAAAGATTTGGGATACTGCTCCATGGAATGGAAGAATGAGGGTGACCATATTTATTTGTTAGGCGAAAATAAAGACGAAATTGGTGGAAGTGAATATTTGAAGGTTATTTACGATAAAACTGCAGGGTTACCACCGGCTATCAATCTGGAATACGAGATGAAATTACAACAGATTACGAGAAAGATAATCAATGAGAACATCGTTAATTCAGCGCATGATTGCTCTGAAGGCGGTTTACTCATAACGCTGGCAGAAGGAGCAATTACTGGAAATAAAGGTGCGAATATAGAACTCAGCCGAAAAGGACTTAGGCTCGATAGTTTGCTGTTCGGAGAAACCCAGTCGAGAATTGTTGTGACTGTTCCAGAAAAAAACGTTGAAAGTTTCAAGTGTGCAACAGAAAGAATTAGTAGTAAATATATTGGGAAAGTTACGGGAACGGATTTTGTTGTAAAAGTGGATAATAAAGAAATTATCAATAACAAAGTTAAAGATATGGCTGAGGCATATTATGAGGCTATCCCTAGAATAATGAATCAGTAG
- the rfbB gene encoding dTDP-glucose 4,6-dehydratase has translation MKKVLITGGAGFIGSNFIRHMIQTYPDYQIINFDNLTYAGNLDNLSDMELHVPYTFVKGDIVNKEDVDSVMNGIDYVVHFAAESHVDRSIEDPSVFVKTNVLGTFNLLESAKKNNVKKFLHVSTDEVYGSLGATGYFTEGTPISPNSPYSASKAGSDLLVRSYFETFGFPAVITRCSNNYGPYQFPEKLIPLMITNTLVDKQLPVYGDGLQVRDWLHVIDHCRALDMALHNGKNGEVYNIGGNNEKPNIEIVHLVLDYLKKPKSLIKHVTDRLGHDRRYAIDSSKIQRELGWTPTINFDQGIAETVEWYVCNANWCKRISSGEYRRVQIAK, from the coding sequence ATGAAAAAAGTTCTTATCACCGGCGGTGCGGGTTTTATTGGCTCAAATTTTATTCGTCATATGATCCAAACCTATCCAGATTATCAGATTATTAATTTTGATAACTTAACGTATGCGGGCAACCTTGATAACCTCTCAGACATGGAATTACACGTGCCATATACTTTTGTAAAAGGCGATATCGTTAACAAAGAAGATGTTGATAGCGTAATGAACGGAATTGATTATGTAGTGCATTTTGCTGCGGAATCTCATGTTGACAGAAGTATAGAAGATCCGTCAGTTTTCGTTAAAACTAATGTTCTTGGCACATTTAATCTGCTAGAATCAGCGAAGAAGAACAATGTAAAAAAGTTTCTCCATGTCTCAACTGATGAAGTGTATGGATCGCTTGGCGCAACAGGTTATTTTACAGAAGGGACACCGATTTCACCAAATAGTCCATATTCGGCCAGTAAAGCAGGCAGTGATCTGCTTGTCAGATCTTATTTCGAGACGTTTGGTTTTCCTGCTGTCATTACACGTTGCTCAAATAACTATGGTCCCTACCAGTTCCCGGAAAAACTTATACCTTTAATGATTACCAATACGCTTGTTGATAAACAACTGCCGGTATATGGCGATGGACTCCAGGTAAGGGATTGGCTTCATGTCATCGATCATTGCCGAGCTCTCGATATGGCCCTCCATAATGGGAAGAATGGAGAAGTATATAATATCGGCGGAAACAATGAAAAGCCAAATATAGAAATAGTTCATCTTGTTCTGGATTACCTGAAAAAACCAAAATCCCTGATCAAGCATGTTACGGACAGACTTGGTCATGACAGACGTTATGCAATCGATTCATCGAAGATACAAAGAGAATTAGGCTGGACGCCGACCATTAATTTCGATCAGGGAATAGCGGAAACAGTTGAATGGTATGTTTGCAATGCTAACTGGTGCAAAAGGATCTCTTCCGGTGAATATAGAAGGGTACAAATAGCAAAATAA
- a CDS encoding amidophosphoribosyltransferase: MCGIYGIFSPGKNVAKLTYFGMYALQHRGQESAGISVISDDGTIKTHKEMGLVSRVFTEELLKPLQGYAAIGQTRYSTTGSTKLANAQPILSTFHDKPFSLVHNGNLVNINELRDALEKEGYMFSGSSDSEIIAALISRSSAITIEDAIMEAIDKIQGAYSLLILLDGKLLGLRDPFGVRPLVIGELDGRYVLSSEDCALPVIGANLVREVNPGEMVTITNDGYTTVQYKEQDRCGLCVFEFIYFARPDSNIHRKNLHLCRTKMGRNLYQEYPVEADMVIGVPYSGTPAAIGFSKESGIPYDDVLIKNRYIGRTFIIPDQELREIGVKVKLNPIADAIKGKRIVLVDDSIVRGTTSQKIVQLLRDAGAKEVHIRISSPPVLNPCFYGIDTASKKELIAANYSVEEIQKYLKVDTIGYLSIEGMINAIHLPANHMCMACFNGDYPIKIPQDIKREKLKYE; encoded by the coding sequence ATGTGCGGGATATACGGTATATTCTCACCTGGAAAAAATGTAGCAAAGCTCACTTACTTTGGCATGTATGCGCTACAACATAGAGGCCAAGAAAGTGCGGGGATATCTGTTATCTCAGACGACGGCACAATTAAAACTCACAAAGAAATGGGACTAGTATCCAGAGTTTTTACTGAGGAATTGCTTAAGCCACTACAAGGTTATGCCGCTATTGGGCAGACACGGTATTCCACTACGGGATCTACAAAATTAGCGAACGCACAGCCCATATTAAGCACCTTTCACGACAAACCATTTTCTCTTGTCCATAATGGCAATTTAGTCAATATCAACGAACTTCGCGATGCATTGGAAAAAGAAGGATATATGTTTTCTGGCAGTAGCGATAGCGAAATTATTGCGGCACTCATTTCTCGGTCCTCTGCAATCACAATAGAAGACGCGATCATGGAAGCTATAGACAAGATTCAGGGGGCCTATTCACTTCTTATCCTCCTTGACGGTAAACTTTTAGGTCTTCGAGATCCGTTTGGAGTTCGTCCGCTTGTTATAGGAGAATTGGATGGCCGATATGTTTTATCTTCTGAAGATTGTGCACTTCCTGTTATCGGTGCAAACTTAGTGAGAGAAGTAAATCCCGGAGAAATGGTAACAATAACCAATGATGGTTATACAACTGTGCAATACAAAGAACAGGACCGTTGCGGGTTATGCGTATTTGAGTTCATTTATTTTGCTCGCCCTGATAGTAACATCCATAGAAAAAATCTTCATTTATGCAGAACCAAAATGGGACGGAATCTTTATCAAGAATATCCGGTAGAAGCGGATATGGTTATTGGAGTCCCTTACTCGGGAACGCCGGCTGCTATTGGATTTTCTAAAGAATCAGGGATTCCTTACGACGATGTTTTGATAAAAAACCGTTATATTGGACGTACATTTATTATACCGGATCAAGAGTTAAGGGAAATCGGAGTAAAAGTAAAACTCAATCCTATTGCTGATGCAATTAAAGGAAAAAGGATCGTTCTGGTAGATGACTCAATTGTTAGAGGGACTACCAGCCAGAAAATTGTTCAATTATTAAGAGATGCCGGTGCAAAGGAAGTTCATATAAGAATCAGTTCGCCGCCAGTGCTTAATCCTTGTTTTTATGGTATAGATACCGCTTCAAAAAAAGAGCTTATCGCAGCAAATTACTCAGTTGAGGAAATACAAAAATACTTAAAGGTTGATACTATCGGATATCTCAGCATCGAAGGAATGATAAATGCCATACATTTACCAGCAAACCATATGTGCATGGCATGTTTTAATGGAGATTACCCGATTAAAATCCCGCAGGATATTAAAAGGGAAAAACTAAAATACGAATAA